The DNA sequence TATAAGATGACATGAAAATTGATTTGTAGGAGAGAAAGGGGTGGAGGTGTATTACCTCTGGAAAGGTTGAAGGAGTGGCTGTCTTTGTTGAAATTCTCGGCTATGTGCCACTCTTCACTCTCTATCTTGctgaaaatttgaagtgtggGTGAAAGGAGTTGGTGTGTGGTGTGGAGGGGGATTTATAGGCAGATTGTGGTGTACTCTTGAGCCTTAAATGGCTGCTGCATCGTTTGTTGTCATGCTGCAGAAAATATCACTTTTAGTGATCTCCTTGTCTCTCCTTCATGGCTGCAAAACTTGCATCTTTATGAGTAACTAGTACTAGTTATAAATTGGGGTTTGTTGGGATTTTGGCAGAGATTGAATCTGGACTCTTTGGCTCCTTGCTAGCTATTCTTTTGGTGGTTTATGGAGTATGTACTCGTGAGAAATAAATGGCTGATGTGCAATAGTTGTTGCAGGGCTGACTTGCCTTCTATGGCAAATCCTTGGTCCTCTATAACTAAAGGAAATGTTGttcttttcttcaattaatagccccctttattttcttttgtttcctAGCCActaaacttgtttttttttttttacttattttgtaGGTGAAAGAAAAGGCTTGGCTGCCTTGCTGCTGCTTTGAGACGTGGGCCATGCTATCCCGGGCTCGACGGCTCGTTCGGATATGGCGCGGTGGTAGTGCGGCGTGGGCTCGGGAAAAGAAGTCCAAGTGCAAGCTACCCTAGACTTTATTTCCTTGAGCTTTTGGTTCATTCAAGAGTATTGTAACATTAATATCCCATCTCATCCTTTTGTAAGACCATCATGAACTTCCAAAGAAACAAATTTTTGGGCATTATGTGGACCTTTTCTTTCGGGAACACTTGAATAGCATTCCTTTTTATTCCGCAACGTACATTAGTTGGTTTAGTTCGTTTGATTATTTCTTTAACTTTTACTTTGCAATTAACACTATTAAGTTCATCAAAGGCTCGAGTTCCATTTATTTTCACGAAACAAGAGAACGATAGAGTGAAAACGTCTTGCTCCATGCCGGCTgtagaaatataacaaaagtCTCCCTACTCAAATTCTCCATCTTGACGGGTCTAGAAACACTATGGAGAGTGGCTCTAAGCCTCCCTCCTGATAAAACATCTGCTGATTCTCCTACCTGAACAATAAAACTCCCTCGTGGCGCCTTCACCATAACCACACGGTTCATCTCTGGATGAAACACTTGCAGGTAGGTATGGCCACTAGGAGAGTCGCATTCTCGCTCATCACTTCCATTCGACAACATAAACATAGGCGTTGTCAAAATCGTAAAAATCCCATAATCGTAATGCCACTGCTGCCACAGCTTTGAGTTACAACCATCACCACAATCAGATTTACAATTCTCCCCCAAATTAACCCTGCTACGGCGCTTCCTATTCTCCGCCTCGTTGATGGCAGCATTATCAGCAACAGAGTGATAATGTATCAACCGCCCTTTCGCTGTACCACTCTGCAATAAGCTCTGTTCCAGCTCACACCCACCAATTTGTTGATCACAAACTCGAGCAAGACAAAGCCCCAATTCCATCATACACAACCCTAATTCTCGAAATGCAAACCCTAGATCCTTAAATTCCCCTGATTCAACCTCGTTAGACATTGCCCTATCCCCAAAtccaaatttgaattcatCATCATACTTCATTTGCATTGCAAAAGAAGACACGGTTCTATTCAAATCCTTCAACGGAACATCGCTCCCCAGATTATGATCCTACGAGGTTGCTTAAGAAATTAACATCTAGTCaatgaaatatcaaataaGTAAAGGTTTGATTTTTTACCTTGAGGATCCTTTTCCGATCATCGTTGCTGAGAAGAGCAAGCTTTCGGGCCAAAGGGAGCAGAGTTTGGGAGGTTTGGGCAGCAGGGACACCGGTAATGGAGAGAAGGCCCGGGCCGTTACGGCCGAGGCTTTGCATTATCGATATGGAAATGGATGCGAGGCGTTGGATTTCATGGTTTGATGTGGGAATTTGGAGGGACGACAACGCCATGAGATCGGCGTATTGAAGGTGGTAGAGTTCCaagatttcattttcttccatCTATCAAAGGTTTGGGGTTTTCGAAGgctttatatttttggtagAGTTCCAAGATTTTGAAtatccaaagtccaaatatGAGCTCTGTTAATCCCCTTCCACCAATAAATATAAGTCTCATTTTGCTTATCACTGAAAAAATAGTCC is a window from the Salvia hispanica cultivar TCC Black 2014 chromosome 1, UniMelb_Shisp_WGS_1.0, whole genome shotgun sequence genome containing:
- the LOC125197825 gene encoding uncharacterized protein LOC125197825, with the protein product MEENEILELYHLQYADLMALSSLQIPTSNHEIQRLASISISIMQSLGRNGPGLLSITGVPAAQTSQTLLPLARKLALLSNDDRKRILKDHNLGSDVPLKDLNRTVSSFAMQMKYDDEFKFGFGDRAMSNEVESGEFKDLGFAFRELGLCMMELGLCLARVCDQQIGGCELEQSLLQSGTAKGRLIHYHSVADNAAINEAENRKRRSRVNLGENCKSDCGDGCNSKLWQQWHYDYGIFTILTTPMFMLSNGSDERECDSPSGHTYLQVFHPEMNRVVMVKAPRGSFIVQVGESADVLSGGRLRATLHSVSRPVKMENLSRETFVIFLQPAWSKTFSLYRSLVS